The following DNA comes from Deltaproteobacteria bacterium.
GCCCCTTCATCCAGCAGAATCTCCAGAATAGAGCTGCCGCTTTCCCTGCCCTGATCAGACCTCTGGTCAGCCCTGGGCTTTTCATTGCCCTGGCTGGTTGCCGCTGAACCATCGCTCTTGTCCGCAGCTTCTCTCCAGAAGTCCACCAGAGTGCGGCCGTTTCTGCTCTGCCCGTTGCCTCCAGTCAGCCATCGGGCTATCTTTTCCACACAGGTGCTGGCACTGCCCTGAGGGAAAAGCTGCGTGAAGGGCCTTTGCCTAGAAACCGCCACGGGCACATTGTCATCCTGGATTATGTAGCCGGCAGCAGCAATTTCTTCTCCCAGATATTTCTTCGTCACCTGTTGCAGTTTGCTGAACACCCGCTGCGCTCCTCCAGCAGAGCGCACCATATTGACGATGATGTTGATGGGCCTGGTGCAGCCCTTTTTCCTCAGCGTCTTGATGAGGGCATAGGAGTCAGTTAGAGAAGTGGGTTCAGGCGTTACTACCACCAGAATTTCGTCTGCTGCAGCAAGGATGCCGGTGACATTGCGGCCTATGCCAGCAGCCGTGTCAATAATCATGAAATCATAGGGCGCCAGAGCCCTGAAGCTTTCCACCAGCCGAGAGCGCTCCTGGGGACTCAATTCCCCTGGGTTGTCCACGTCCGAACTTCCTGGAATGATGCAGGTACCCTCGGGCCCTTCCACCAGTACCTCGGTCAGTTCCTTTTCGCCGGAGATCACGTGGCCAAGATTCCACTGCGCCTCGATACCCAGGAGAATATCCACATTGGCCAGGCCCAGATCGCAGTCGAGCAGACAGACCCGTTTTTGCGCTCTGGCAAGACTCAGGGCGAGATTGACGCAGACATTGGTTTTGCCCACACCGCCTTTGCCGCTGGCCACAGCAATTACCCTGGTACCCATGTTTTCGCCGTTCGTTTC
Coding sequences within:
- a CDS encoding MinD/ParA family protein translates to MTETNGENMGTRVIAVASGKGGVGKTNVCVNLALSLARAQKRVCLLDCDLGLANVDILLGIEAQWNLGHVISGEKELTEVLVEGPEGTCIIPGSSDVDNPGELSPQERSRLVESFRALAPYDFMIIDTAAGIGRNVTGILAAADEILVVVTPEPTSLTDSYALIKTLRKKGCTRPINIIVNMVRSAGGAQRVFSKLQQVTKKYLGEEIAAAGYIIQDDNVPVAVSRQRPFTQLFPQGSASTCVEKIARWLTGGNGQSRNGRTLVDFWREAADKSDGSAATSQGNEKPRADQRSDQGRESGSSILEILLDEGAIDEKQLDYARKVHRKLEKRKRILEVLQDLRYLTLEQIKEILKKRG